The genome window CGGGGCGTTGCAACACGAGGGGCTGCTCGGCGAAAAACTGCACAAGGGCTTTTTTGCCGTTTTCAGGCTGCCTTTGCCACGGGGCGTAGTTGCGGCTGTCTTTGCCGGCGCGGCAGTCAAAAAACCAGCCCGAGCCGTCTTTGGGTTCGTGGGCGAGCAGGTTGATTTCGTGGTTGCCCAGCACCATGAAGGCGTTGCCCGCGTGGATGGCTTGTTTCGCCCAGTCGGCTACGGCGGGGGAATCGGGGCCGCGGTCAATCAAATCGCCCACAAAAACGAGTTTGCGTCCTTGCGGGTGTTTGCCGGCGGGCGAGTAGCCCAGATAGTGCAGCAGGTTTTGCAGGGCTTCAAATTGCCCGTGCACGTCGCCGATGATGTCCAGCGGACAACCGGGAAGGGATTGGATAAGGGGCATAATGTTGCACTGGGTTGATTTAAGTGGGCGGATTATAGCATTTTAGCGGGTTTCAGGCTGCCCAAGGCGCGCTAAACGGCGTTTTCAGGCTGCCTGTTTCGGGCGGGCGAAGGTTGCGGTAGAATGATAACTTAATATTTTTTACCCCAACTTTACAGACAGGAGAACATGATGAATAAAACGCTGATTGCCATGCTGGTGTGCGCCATCGCGGTTTCAGGCTGCAAAAAGTCCCACCGCGTGGCAACCGATTCGTCCGGCCGTTCCGGCTCCAACCAATCCGCCATCATGGTGGGCAAGCATAAAAACAACGATTCGGCTGACCCCGCACCCACGCCGAACCAGCCCGCGCCCGACCATTCGGGCGGCAACGGCAGCCAAAACAATGGCGGCAACACCAATATTGCGCCCACGCCCGAGCAGCCCCAGCCCACGCCTACGCCCGAGCAGCCTGCGCCCAACCCTACGCCGCAACCCACGCCCCAGCCAACTCCCAATCCCACTCCAACACCCACGCCCAACAACGCGCCCATGCTGAGCGTGCAGTTTGCCCCCAGCACGCTGGATTTCCCCAACCCCGAGCGCGGTTTCTATAAATACGCCGCCGACCCCGCCAAGCTCACCGCGTATTACCTCGATTCTGTTGCCAAAGACGGCTACCGCCTGATTTACACCCCCGCCGATTTATCGGCATGGCGTAACCAAGATTTGCCGCAAAGCTATCTGAACGCGCTCAACGAAGGCTTTGAGCTCATGCGCCAAGCCGGCGTGAAAGCCGTGTTGCGCTTTGCTTATGATTACGAAGCATCGGGCAAAGACACCAATCTTGCCCAAGTGAAGCGCCATATTGAGCAGCTCAAACCCATTATCAATCGCAATGCCGATGTAATCGCCGTGTGGCAAGGCGGCTTTATCGGCGCATGGGGCGAATGGCATTCTTCTGCCAACGGGCTTAACAGCGATAGCAACAAAAAAGAAATCGCCCAAGCCTTGCTCGCCGCTTTGCCTGCCAATCGCCAGCTCAATCTGCGCTATCCCTATGATTTGATTAAATGGTATGGCACGCCCGCCAGCGCCGAAGATTTTGCCAACAACAGCGAAAAAGCGCGCATCGGCATCCACAACGACTGCTATCTCGCCAGCATTGACGACACAGGTACCTACCAACCGCGCCGCGATCAAACCATTGAAGCGCAACGCATGTTCACCCGCCAGCACGTTCAATATACCTCGTTTGGCGGCGAAACCTGCGCGCCTATTGCCAACGCCCGCACCACTTGTTCCGACATCTTGCGCGAAGGCAAAGAATTCCGCTTGGCGTATCTGAATTACGACTACCACAAAACCTTCATCGACGGCTGGACAAAAGAAGGCTGCATGGCAGATGTGCAAAAAAATATCGGCTATCGCATAGAGCTGAGCCAATTCCAAATCAGCAGCCAAGCCAACGCATCAGGCAGCCTGAAATGGGCATTGAAACTGAGCAACCAAGGCTGGGCGCGCCCCATCAATCCGCGCAATATCGTAGTGCGCTTCACATCCAGCAGCGGCAGCAGCAAAGACGTGGTGTTGGAAAACACCAACCTGCGCACGCTGGATTCTGGCGCGAGCGCCCAATGGGAAGGCACGCTCACTCTGCCTAATTTGAGCGCAGGCGAATACAGCGTTTCGCTGGGCGCGCCCGATCCAGATGCCCGCTTGGCAAGCAACACACGCTTCTCGCTACGCTTTGCCAACGCCGATTCAGGCAATGTGCAATGGAATCTGAAAACAGGATTCTTGGATACAGGGCTGAAAGTGAACATTCACTAAGCCGCGCAACAATGTTTTCAGGCTGCCTCAATAATGCTGTTGAGGCAGCCTGAAAACGTTTTGCATACATATTTTTCCCAAATTAGATTTACCATTTTCAGGCTGCCTTAATCGGATGGATGATGATTGAAGGCAGCCTGAAAACTATTTTTGCGCCTTGTTTTGAATCTTGCACTCGGGCAGGGCAGCGGGCGTGTAAACGGAAACTTTCAGCGGCGTGAGCGCGAAGAGTTGCTCAATCTGGCTTTTGCTGCGCTCGCTGGCGCGTTGCAAGATTTGGTCGGCACAGGCTTGGCGCAAGATTTGTTGCTTGGCATGGAACTGCACTTCGCCCAGCACGTTTAAATCGGCTTGGTAGAGATTGAGCGCACCTGTGCGGATGTCGTACACGTCTATTTTGTCTAGCTGCACGGATAGGATTTCCACGGGCGGCAGATTGATGATTAGGGTTTGGTTGTCCAAAATTTGGATGTTGCGCTCGCTAAGCTGGTTTAAATCCAGCCCCGCCACCACGCTGCCGCGCGCGGTGAAAATGCCTTTTTGGCTGTCTTGCCACAGCGCATACCAATTGCCTTGTTTTTCGGTTTTGATGATGGTGTCAATGTGGTAGGCGGTGCTTTCTAGGCGGTTTAGGTCTTGGATTTGGCGCAACACGCTGGCTTGGTTGATGATTTGATGCGGGCTTTCAGGCTGCGTGATGCGGTGAATCAGCGTGAGCAATGGGGCGCGGTAATGCCATGCGCTGGCGATAAGGGCAATCAGGATAAGGGCGCGGAAGGTTTTTTTCATGGCGGATACTCGCGTGGAGAGTGGTTTCAGCTTGCCTAAATGGTTGCTTTATCGGGAGAATCAAGGGGCGATGCGGCTGCGTGGGCATCTTTGCATCAATACTGGCATCAACAGGCTGCGCGACGGTTTGCGCTATAAAAATCTTTAATCGCCGAATGCTTGCCCAATAGCGTATGAACGGCTATTATCCGCCGCTTCATAACCACGCCAAAAGGAAAACAAAATGGCTTACACACTCCCCCAACTGGGCTACGCCTACGATGCCTTGGAACCGCATTTTGACGCAATGACGATGGAAATCCACCACAGCAAGCACCATCAGACTTATGTAAACAACGCCAACGCGATTGTGGAAACGCTGCCCGAAGCCTATCAAACGCTTAGCGCGGAAGAACTCATCGCCCGCATCGCCGAATTGCCCGCCGACAAACAAACCCCCGTTCGCAACAACGTGGGCGGACACGCCAACCACACGCTGTTTTGGCAAGTTTTGAAAACAGGCACCACGCTTTCAGGCAGCCTGAAAGCGGCGATTGAACGCGATTTCGGCAGCGTGGAAGCCTTCCAAGCCGAATTTGAAAAAGCCGCGCAAACCCGCTTCGGCAGCGGCTGGGCATGGCTGGTGGTTGAAAACGGCAAATTGAAAGTGGTTTCCACTGCCAACCAAGACAGCCCGCTGATGGGCGCAGCCATCGCAGGTTGCAGCGGCACGCCCTTGCTCACGCTGGACGTTTGGGAACACGCGTATTACTTGAAATACCAAAACCGCCGCCCCGACTACATCAAAGCCTTCTGGCACGTTGCCAACTGGGACGAGGCGCAACGGCGGTTTGATGCGGCGAGCAAGTAATTGTTAAAGCATAACAATAAGGCAGCCTGAAATGCGGTTTATCCGTTTTCAGGCTGCCTTTTTGGGTTTAACCGTGCTGAATAGATAAACGATTGAATGCAGATGGCGTTCAGTCGTTTTTTGCGTTTTTAGCTTCGCAACTTCGCTATGCTCCGCAGGTTGCCTTTGCGCAAGCCCTAGGGACAGTTGAAATTCAAAATGGAGCGGCGACGGCTCGTTGCCAAATGCTGCATTCAATCAGACTTTACTGATTGATTAAGATGTCGGCGAGCCGCTGACGCTCCATTGGTTGCAGGTTTCAGGCTGCCTTTAATTAGGTTTTGCCCACATTTCTTTGGCAATCGTAGCAGTACACTTTGCCGTGAAATCTGGCTTGGTTGTTCCAGCAATAATTGGCAACGTTTGGGTTAACGGTTTTTTTGCACGCGGCGCAGAATAGGCGTTGTGGCTGTGTGGGCTGTGGCGCGGCAGGTTGCGTGATGGCTGGTGCAGATGGGGCGTTTGTAGGCTTGGGCGCAATCGTTGCAGCAGCTTGCGGGGTAGATGCGCGAACGGTTATTTCAGGCTGCCTATCGCTAATGCCAAATCGCTTTTTCCAGTCCATTCTTAATGGTATATGCAAACTGGCTAAATCTTCGGCAAATTCTTCCAAGGTTTCGGAAGAAATGATTTTTGCGGCGGATGTGAATTGCTGTATTAAGACGGATGGACGGTAGTCATCAACATCTTTCATTATACGGTTACGCAGTTGCTCCACTTTAATCACTCTGTCTAAATCGTCCACGTTTTTGCCATTTTTGGGACGATAGATTTTGGATGTGTTGGCTATCAAAATCAGGCTGTGCAATGATGGTTTCATTTTTAAGCCAAGCCGTGTAGGCAAAATAATTTCATCGCTGTCAAACAGTCGTTTAAGAAGCAATTTATGGCGGTTGTTTTGCTCAATGGGTGATTCAATGGCTTTGTGTTTTCGGTCTGCATTGACCGAAAAAAACTCGCCATGTTCGTTGATGCCAATGCCTTCATTAAATCGCTTGCTTTCGCAAACATAGATTTCTAAAAAGCGGTCTATCAACAAGTGGTCAATTTGGGCAGAATGTCCATCCACTTCTAGGCGCAAATCGTGGATAACCGCCCAATTTTTGTGATTTTCATAATAAAAGTTGATGTGATAGGCGGCATCTTTTTCGCCTTTTAAGCCTGATTGAATGTTGCGGATGGTTTTTTTAATTTGTTCTTTGGTATATGCGGGAACGTAGGGTAGTTGAAGCAGGGCGTTGAGTTCTGCAAGGTCGCGTTCGCGGGCGTGTTCGTCCATTTCTTTGATAAGCATTTTCAGGCTGCTTTTGGCGGGTTAGGGGTTGAATATAAGAAGTAATTTTAACAGGATTGAAGTGGATTTTGGTTTTGCGGAATGGTGTTTCAGGCTGCCTCAATAACTAATATAAGGCAGCCTGAAACACGGTTTATCCGTTTCAGGCTGCCTTATGTTTACCAATAACGATTACAAGCCAGCCGCTTTTCTCAATGCTTCGGCTTTGTCGGTTTTCTCCCATGTGAACTCGGGTTCTTCGCGCCCGAAGTGTCCGTAGGCAGCGGTTTTGCCGTAGATGGGGCGCAGCAAGTCCAGCATTTGGATGATGCCTTTGGGGCGCAGGTCAAAGTGTTCGCGCACCAGTTTGATGAGCTGGGCTTCGTTTAATTTGCCCGTGCCAAAGGTGTCCACCGAAATGGAGGTGGGCTCTGCCACGCCGATGGCGTAGGAAATTTGGATTTGGCATTGGCTGGCGAGCCCTGCGGCAACGATGTTTTTTGCCACATAACGCCCTGCATACGCGGCGGAGCGGTCCACCTTGCTGGGGTCTTTGCCTGAGAACGCGCCGCCGCCGTGGGGAGCTGCGCCGCCGTAGGTGTCCACGATGATTTTGCGCCCGGTCAAGCCGCAGTCGCCTTGCGGGCCGCCGATGACAAATTTGCCTGTGGGGTTAATCAGGTATTTGGTTTCGGGCGTGAGCAATTCTTTGGGCAGCACGGGCAAAATAATGTGTTCTTTCACGGCGTGGCACAGCTCTTCGTAGCCGATTTCGGGCGCGTGTTGGGTGGAAAGGACGACGGTGTCGATGCGGGTTACTTTGCCCGTTTCGCTGTCGTAGGCCACGGTTAATTGCGCTTTGGCATCGGGGCGCAGCCAAGGCAGCAAGCCGCTTTTGCGCACTTCGCTTTGGCGTTGCATCAGGCGGTGGCTGTAATAAATGGCAAACGGCATCAGCGTGGGGGTTTCGTCGCAGGCGTAGCCGAACATCAAGCCTTGGTCGCCCGCGCCTTGGTTCAGGTCAATGCCTTCGCCTTCGTTTACGCCTTGGGCGATGTCGGGCGATTGCACGCCGTAGTTCACTAAAAATTTGCAGGTGTCGGCGGCAAAGCCGAGGGTTGGGTCGGTGTAGCCGATGCGGGCGATGGTGTCGCGGGCGATTTGTTCGTAGTCCACTTTTGCGGTGGTGGTGATTTCGCCTGCCAGCACGCATAAATCGGTGGCAACCAGCGTTTCAGCGGCAACGCGCGATTGGGGGTCTTGCGCGAAGATGGCATCCAAAATGGCATCGGAAATTTGGTCGGCAACTTTGTCGGGATGCCCTTCGGACACGGATTCGGAGGTGAAGAGGTATTCGCTCATGGGATTTCCTTGTTATGGGGGATGGATAAAAAAGGGCAGCGTTCGTTGCCGCAGGCAAAAGGGTTTCCATTTGCGGCAGATAAAAAAATGCCCGCATTAAAAGCGGGTTGGGATTGCTTGTTTATGGGTAACAAGCCACATCGGTTATAAACCGTCCACCTTATTGTTTTGTAAACAACAGGTTGGCATGGAATTTCCAACTCTTAATGCGGTGCGGATGATAGCAAATTGCAACGGGCTAGGCAAGGCAGCCTGAAAACGCTTATACTCGCAACCCCTGTTTAAC of Kingella oralis contains these proteins:
- the sodA gene encoding superoxide dismutase [Mn], translated to MAYTLPQLGYAYDALEPHFDAMTMEIHHSKHHQTYVNNANAIVETLPEAYQTLSAEELIARIAELPADKQTPVRNNVGGHANHTLFWQVLKTGTTLSGSLKAAIERDFGSVEAFQAEFEKAAQTRFGSGWAWLVVENGKLKVVSTANQDSPLMGAAIAGCSGTPLLTLDVWEHAYYLKYQNRRPDYIKAFWHVANWDEAQRRFDAASK
- a CDS encoding DUF4230 domain-containing protein, which encodes MKKTFRALILIALIASAWHYRAPLLTLIHRITQPESPHQIINQASVLRQIQDLNRLESTAYHIDTIIKTEKQGNWYALWQDSQKGIFTARGSVVAGLDLNQLSERNIQILDNQTLIINLPPVEILSVQLDKIDVYDIRTGALNLYQADLNVLGEVQFHAKQQILRQACADQILQRASERSKSQIEQLFALTPLKVSVYTPAALPECKIQNKAQK
- a CDS encoding nuclease-related domain-containing protein is translated as MLIKEMDEHARERDLAELNALLQLPYVPAYTKEQIKKTIRNIQSGLKGEKDAAYHINFYYENHKNWAVIHDLRLEVDGHSAQIDHLLIDRFLEIYVCESKRFNEGIGINEHGEFFSVNADRKHKAIESPIEQNNRHKLLLKRLFDSDEIILPTRLGLKMKPSLHSLILIANTSKIYRPKNGKNVDDLDRVIKVEQLRNRIMKDVDDYRPSVLIQQFTSAAKIISSETLEEFAEDLASLHIPLRMDWKKRFGISDRQPEITVRASTPQAAATIAPKPTNAPSAPAITQPAAPQPTQPQRLFCAACKKTVNPNVANYCWNNQARFHGKVYCYDCQRNVGKT
- a CDS encoding DUF4832 domain-containing protein; this translates as MMNKTLIAMLVCAIAVSGCKKSHRVATDSSGRSGSNQSAIMVGKHKNNDSADPAPTPNQPAPDHSGGNGSQNNGGNTNIAPTPEQPQPTPTPEQPAPNPTPQPTPQPTPNPTPTPTPNNAPMLSVQFAPSTLDFPNPERGFYKYAADPAKLTAYYLDSVAKDGYRLIYTPADLSAWRNQDLPQSYLNALNEGFELMRQAGVKAVLRFAYDYEASGKDTNLAQVKRHIEQLKPIINRNADVIAVWQGGFIGAWGEWHSSANGLNSDSNKKEIAQALLAALPANRQLNLRYPYDLIKWYGTPASAEDFANNSEKARIGIHNDCYLASIDDTGTYQPRRDQTIEAQRMFTRQHVQYTSFGGETCAPIANARTTCSDILREGKEFRLAYLNYDYHKTFIDGWTKEGCMADVQKNIGYRIELSQFQISSQANASGSLKWALKLSNQGWARPINPRNIVVRFTSSSGSSKDVVLENTNLRTLDSGASAQWEGTLTLPNLSAGEYSVSLGAPDPDARLASNTRFSLRFANADSGNVQWNLKTGFLDTGLKVNIH
- the metK gene encoding methionine adenosyltransferase encodes the protein MSEYLFTSESVSEGHPDKVADQISDAILDAIFAQDPQSRVAAETLVATDLCVLAGEITTTAKVDYEQIARDTIARIGYTDPTLGFAADTCKFLVNYGVQSPDIAQGVNEGEGIDLNQGAGDQGLMFGYACDETPTLMPFAIYYSHRLMQRQSEVRKSGLLPWLRPDAKAQLTVAYDSETGKVTRIDTVVLSTQHAPEIGYEELCHAVKEHIILPVLPKELLTPETKYLINPTGKFVIGGPQGDCGLTGRKIIVDTYGGAAPHGGGAFSGKDPSKVDRSAAYAGRYVAKNIVAAGLASQCQIQISYAIGVAEPTSISVDTFGTGKLNEAQLIKLVREHFDLRPKGIIQMLDLLRPIYGKTAAYGHFGREEPEFTWEKTDKAEALRKAAGL